Proteins co-encoded in one Cucurbita pepo subsp. pepo cultivar mu-cu-16 chromosome LG15, ASM280686v2, whole genome shotgun sequence genomic window:
- the LOC111811626 gene encoding auxin-responsive protein SAUR21-like, translating to MGFRLINSPRKSSSTVPKGFFAVYVGETQKRRHVIPISYLKHPSFQDLLSKAEEEFGFDHPMGGLTIPCNEDVFFEVTSRLAANC from the coding sequence ATGGGATTCCGCTTGATAAACAGCCCTAGAAAATCGTCATCGACTGTTCCGAAGGGGTTTTTCGCCGTCTACGTCGGAGAGACCCAAAAGAGACGACATGTGATTCCGATTTCTTACTTGAAGCATCCGTCGTTTCAAGATTTGTTGAGTAAAGCCGAAGAAGAGTTCGGATTCGATCATCCGATGGGAGGCTTGACGATCCCTTGCAACGAAGATGTGTTCTTCGAAGTCACTTCTCGATTGGCGGCTAATTGTTGA